CAGGACAAAAAAATCCAGAGCACCCGCCAGGCGGGTTTACCTTATTGAATCTATTGCGTGAGCGGGAATTTATAAAATATGAATCAGATCTGATAACTATGTAATATTTATGATAAAGCAATTACAAATAAATATAGTATTTAAAATTATTCAACACACAATTATTTACCCCTAAGAAATACTGCATTAATCAGCCGCAAAACATTCTCCTCTCACCAGATTCTGCTACTATGCCATTTTTCGCTGATTACGACAGAACGCTATGTCCCCGACTCCTTTATTACGTGCGGTTGTTCGTCAGTTTGGTATTGCAGCGCACTGCGTCGAGCTTGAGCAGTATAATGATCGCTCGCCGTCACCCGGCAATATTGCCGTACATATGCGGTTAGCGGCCATCAATCCCTCTGATTTGATTACCATCTCGGGCGCCTATCCCACCCGCACTCAATTACCTTTTATTCCTGGTTTTGAAGGGGTTGGCAGCGTGGCTTCCGCCGCAGGCAACCAGCGGGTGCTGCCGCTTGGGACTGCCGGAGCATGGCAGCAGATCAAATACAGCGATCCAGCCTGGTGTTTCCCGGTGCCGGACTGGCTCTCCGACGAGCAGGCCGCCACCAGCTATGTCAATCCAATGACGGCATGGATGATGCTAACCGAAGCCGTGCATTTGCCTGCTGGCGCAAAGCTGGCGATCAATGCGGCGAACTCCGCGATCGGTCTGATGCTGTTAAAAATGGCAAAACGTCTGCAACTGGATGTGGTGGCAATTGTGCGTAGTCAGCAGGCGGCGCAATCTCTGGATGCTGCATCAGTGATGATTATGGCCTCTGCAGAAGATCGACATGCTGCGCAGGCGTTAAAAGCTGCCGGAGGCGTCGATGCGGTGCTGGATTGTATCGGTGGCAATAGCGCGCTTACGCTGGCAACCGCGCTTAAACCGGGTGGTAAGTTTATCTCCTATGGCCTGCTTTCCGGGCAGGCGATTCCTAACGCCTTCTGGTTGCAACGTCCGGATATCGATTTTTGTTATTTCCATCTCAGGCAGTGGATCCATCAAGCCAGCCAGCCGCAGATTGCCGCCAGACTGGATGAAGTGTTTGCGCTAATCCGCGATGGTG
This is a stretch of genomic DNA from Winslowiella toletana. It encodes these proteins:
- a CDS encoding zinc-dependent alcohol dehydrogenase family protein, which translates into the protein MSPTPLLRAVVRQFGIAAHCVELEQYNDRSPSPGNIAVHMRLAAINPSDLITISGAYPTRTQLPFIPGFEGVGSVASAAGNQRVLPLGTAGAWQQIKYSDPAWCFPVPDWLSDEQAATSYVNPMTAWMMLTEAVHLPAGAKLAINAANSAIGLMLLKMAKRLQLDVVAIVRSQQAAQSLDAASVMIMASAEDRHAAQALKAAGGVDAVLDCIGGNSALTLATALKPGGKFISYGLLSGQAIPNAFWLQRPDIDFCYFHLRQWIHQASQPQIAARLDEVFALIRDGVATTRIAAIFPLAEITEALHFYQQQRHTGKILIQC